Proteins found in one Salvia splendens isolate huo1 chromosome 10, SspV2, whole genome shotgun sequence genomic segment:
- the LOC121751767 gene encoding auxin-responsive protein IAA28-like has product MELELGLALPNHNANNNGFKTGNHKEYRPKRLFLEDHMTATGVGGTTLSLLSWSGVAKMEDSVGRPPKYRKPHDDSGHRRLPPTDSSHLIATEQVERKSMHVKVKMEGVAIGRKVDLRDFDSYHDLTKTLMDMFAKYSKIESGEEYTLLYLDKEGDWMLVGDLDWE; this is encoded by the exons ATGGAACTTGAACTCGGACTTGCTCTTCCCAACCACAACGCGAATAACAATGGATTCAAGACCGGAAACCACAAGGAATATAGACCGAAACGGTTGTTTCTCGAAGATCACATGACCGCCACCGGAGTTGGGGGTACGACTTTATCATTGCTCTCATGGAGCGGCGTTGCAAAGATGGAGGACAGCGTCGGCCGCCCTCCAAAGTATAGGAAACCCCACGA TGATAGTGGTCACCGAAGATTGCCACCGACGGACTCGTCGCACTTGATAGCGACAGAGCAAGTTGAGAGAAAGTCGATGCACGTGAAGGTGAAGATGGAGGGTGTCGCCATTGGGCGAAAAGTCGATCTTAGGGATTTCGATTCCTATCATGATTTGACAAAAACATTGATGGATATGTTTGCTAAAT ATAGTAAAATTGAGAGTGGGGAAGAGTACACTTTATTGTACTTGGACAAAGAGGGAGATTGGATGTTAGTTGGAGACTTGGATTGGGAGTAA
- the LOC121751202 gene encoding uncharacterized protein LOC121751202 produces the protein MSTLPILRHSAMMQIVEIDRYKPRFSNGSVVRLFPPTAYVGGPRRSASSYNRLQQPPLRITVLKLDGSSFGVEVSKMGTVGELKRAVESAFDHLPKEWPDRVSWEHVWGQFCLSHEGEMLLNDRDYISMVGIKDGDQLQFIHRASSTNNFIKIKSKAAYTSDDDESHKKVEHRNVEKEDSIHEEISEETKEDAAHWDLRDDVGSKRDHRLSHLIKGWFPYRKFSSSSSSSNSRMRLADRGCSSRSSRNVLGSFKNCLRRSGRKNESRRLSWKIK, from the exons ATGTCTACGTTACCGATTTTGCGGCATTCCGCGATGATGCAGATTGTGGAGATCGATCGTTACAAGCCTCGATTCTCGAATGGATCGGTTGTGCGCTTGTTTCCCCCAACGGCGTACGTTGGCGGCCCGAGGCGGAGCGCTTCTTCTTACAACAGGCTTCAGCAGCCGCCTCTCCGAATTACGGTTCTCAAATTGGACGGATCCTCTTTTG GAGTTGAGGTGAGTAAGATGGGAACCGTTGGGGAGCTGAAGCGGGCTGTCGAATCGGCTTTTGATCATCTGCCAAAGGAGTGGCCTGATAGAGTTTCATG GGAACATGTATGGGGACAGTTTTGCCTTAGTCACGAAGGCGAGATGTTGTTGAATGACCGAGATTATATCAGCATGGTTGGCATAAAGGATGGTGATCAG CTGCAGTTCATTCATCGTGCTTCGAGTACCAATAATTTCATAAAGATAAAATCAAAGGCAGCATACactagtgatgatgatgaatccCACAA AAAGGTTGAACACAGAAATGTAGAGAAAGAAGACAGCATTCATGAAGAGATATCAGAGGAGACTAAGGAAGATGCTGCTCATTGGGATTTAAGAGATGATGTTGGGTCAAAACGCGATCACCGGTtaagtcacttaataaaaggGTGGTTTCCATATCGCAAGTTCAGTAGCTCGAGCTCGAGCTCCAACTCCCGGATGAGGCTTGCAGATAGAGGCTGCTCTTCTAGATCTTCGCGCAACGTGCTGGGAAGTTTCAAGAATTGCTTGAGACGTTCGGGCAGAAAGAATGAATCCCGGAGGTTGAGTTGGAAAATCAAGTGA
- the LOC121751871 gene encoding PX domain-containing protein EREL2-like isoform X2 — MQRPSPQKHRHDGTSPLPLGMDWSPPPRIWAGRESVWPHDPRTGWSYCITVPSWIVLGKSRDSDPTVFYRVQVGIQSPEGITTTRTVLRRFNDFLKLHAALKRAFPQKSIPPTPPKGLLRMKTRAMLEARRSSLEEWMANLLSDIDLSRSIVIASFLELEAAARSSFQEEGLQSPPDSHNSVTTTDSSHHVHPNSSMLVAGTSSVASDYGSDTAYEISDIGSHSLGRDNNSEVGTEDLSFYDDATSTVDKFVKYGMSNIDEGLCMGNAILEKLENFPKHKLHARENHDSEQNLSNGSSLKASHHTEDMSEHLAENSSLVHHGRKLSTDSIGSDRSSLRGSESSSLAFPNSNGHGAFDFGSAAVVGRTTGTVGNSDYHLPDDIHLLVPVDQRQKINRVLMTMQRRLITAKTDMEDLISRLNQEIAVKDYLATKVKDLDVELETTKQKSTENLEQAILIERERVTQMQWDMEELRRRSMELELKLNQQQDQSTDAQPSVSPRNQQTDTLCQELDSSKQQFEDLLKRHQELEVKSKADIKVLVKEVRSLRSSQSELTQQLKQSLREKSEMEELLQEERERNEQVRSSWRKLLDRCKILQDQLQECNIDNLTNTKGDTADSLPSLLDQLDFVGTSENQIDLLIAELLAEDGDKHTTSIDEGSRQTLTSLLADNGALRKQVNSLIVNSLKMRKSKEKGETSDVNVGSEVQHSSS; from the exons ATGCAGCGGCCGAGTCCACAGAAGCATCGCCACGATGGGACTTCGCCTTTGCCGTTGGGAATGGATTGGAGCCCTCCGCCTCGAATTTGG GCAGGGAGAGAAAGTGTTTGGCCTCACGATCCTCGGACAGGATGGAGTTACTGCATCACTGTACCTTCATGGATTGTACTTGGAAAGTCGAGAGATTCTGACCCAACAGTG TTTTACAGGGTTCAGGTTGGCATACAGTCACCAGAGGGGATTACGACCACAAGAACTGTATTGAGGAGATTCAACGATTTCCTAAAATTACATGCCGCT CTCAAAAGAGCCTTTCCTCAGAAAAGCATTCCACCAACTCCACCAAAGGGGCTCTTGCGGATGAAAACAAGGGCAATGCTGGAAGCG AGAAGGAGTTCTTTGGAGGAATGGATGGCAAACTTACTATCAGATATTGATTTGTCAAGAAGCATTGTCATCGCATCCTTTCTTGAACTGGAAGCTGCTGCTAGGTCAT CATTCCAAGAAGAGGGCCTGCAGAGTCCCCCCGATTCACATAATTCTGTAACTACGACAGACTCATCTCATCATGTTCACCCAAATTCAAGCATGTTGGTAGCAGGTACTTCATCGGTGGCATCAGATTATGGCAGTGATACAGCTTATGAGATATCTGATATTGGTTCACATAGCCTTGGAAGGGACAACAACTCAGAAGTTGGGACTGAGgatctatcattttatgatgatGCAACGAGTACAGTGGATAAATTTGTCAAGTATGGCATGTCAAACATCGACGAGGGCTTGTGTATGGGGAATGCTATTCTAGAGAAGCTTGAGAATTTTCCTAAACATAAGCTGCATGCCAGAGAAAATCATGATTCTGAGCAGAACCTGAGTAATGGAAGTTCTTTGAAAGCCTCTCATCACACAGAAGATATGTCAGAGCATCTGGCTGAAAATAGTTCATTGGTTCATCATGGCCGAAAGCTTTCGACTGATAGCATTGGAAGCGACAGGAGCTCTTTACGAGGCAGTGAGTCATCAAGTTTAGCATTTCCGAATTCAAATGGACATGGGGCTTTTGATTTTGGGAGTGCAGCTGTGGTTGGACGAACCACTGGAACTGTTGGAAACTCTGATTATCATCTTCCAGATGATATACACCTACTGGTCCCAGTGGATCAGCGCCAGAAGATTAATAGAGTACTTATGACAATGCAGCGGAGGTTGATTACTGCCAAGACTGATATGGAAGATCTTATATCGAGATTGAATCAAGAAATTGCCGTGAAGGACTATCTTGCAACAAAG GTGAAGGATTTGGACGTGGAGCTTGAAACCACTAAACAAAAAAGTACAGAAAATCTTGAGCAGGCTATACTAATTGAAAGAGAAAGAGTTACTCAAATGCAGTGGGATATGGAAGAACTTAGGCGGAGGTCTATGGAACTAGAACTAAAGTTGAATCAGCAACAG GATCAGAGCACAGATGCTCAGCCTTCTGTTTCACCAAGAAATCAGCAGACGGATACGTTGTGCCAGGAGTTGGACTCTTCAAAACAGCAGTTTGAGGATTTGTTGAAGCGACATCAAGAGCTGGAAGTAAAATCAAAAGCTGATATTAAAGTTCTTGTCAAGGAAGTAAGATCATTAAGAAGTTCCCAATCAGAACTAACGCAACAGCTCAAGCAGTCTCTCAGAGAAAAATCTGAAATGGAG GAACTTCTTCaggaagaaagagagagaaatgagcAGGTGAGATCCTCTTGGAGGAAGTTGCTGGACAGATGCAAGATTCTTCAGGATCAGCTTCAGGAGTGCAATATCGACAATTTAACAAACACAAAAGGTGACACGGCTGACAGCCTCCCGTCGTTATTGGATCAGTTGGATTTTGTTGGCACATCCGAAAACCAGATAGACCTTCTCATTGCTGAG TTATTAGCTGAGGATGGTGATAAGCACACAACTTCCATAGACGAGGGATCGAGGCAGACACTAACGAGTCTCCTAGCCGATAATGGTGCGTTGAGAAAGCAGGTGAACTCCCTTATAGTAAACAGCCTCAAGATGAGGAAATCTAAGGAGAAAGGTGAAACATCAGATGTAAATGTAGGAAGTGAGGTCCAACATAGCAGCAGCTAA
- the LOC121751871 gene encoding PX domain-containing protein EREL2-like isoform X1 codes for MQRPSPQKHRHDGTSPLPLGMDWSPPPRIWAGRESVWPHDPRTGWSYCITVPSWIVLGKSRDSDPTVFYRVQVGIQSPEGITTTRTVLRRFNDFLKLHAALKRAFPQKSIPPTPPKGLLRMKTRAMLEARRSSLEEWMANLLSDIDLSRSIVIASFLELEAAARSSFQEEGLQSPPDSHNSVTTTDSSHHVHPNSSMLVAGTSSVASDYGSDTAYEISDIGSHSLGRDNNSEVGTEDLSFYDDATSTVDKFVKYGMSNIDEGLCMGNAILEKLENFPKHKLHARENHDSEQNLSNGSSLKASHHTEDMSEHLAENSSLVHHGRKLSTDSIGSDRSSLRGSESSSLAFPNSNGHGAFDFGSAAVVGRTTGTVGNSDYHLPDDIHLLVPVDQRQKINRVLMTMQRRLITAKTDMEDLISRLNQEIAVKDYLATKVKDLDVELETTKQKSTENLEQAILIERERVTQMQWDMEELRRRSMELELKLNQQQDQSTDAQPSVSPRNQQTDTLCQELDSSKQQFEDLLKRHQELEVKSKADIKVLVKEVRSLRSSQSELTQQLKQSLREKSEMEELLQEERERNEQVRSSWRKLLDRCKILQDQLQECNIDNLTNTKGDTADSLPSLLDQLDFVGTSENQIDLLIAEFEQLLAEDGDKHTTSIDEGSRQTLTSLLADNGALRKQVNSLIVNSLKMRKSKEKGETSDVNVGSEVQHSSS; via the exons ATGCAGCGGCCGAGTCCACAGAAGCATCGCCACGATGGGACTTCGCCTTTGCCGTTGGGAATGGATTGGAGCCCTCCGCCTCGAATTTGG GCAGGGAGAGAAAGTGTTTGGCCTCACGATCCTCGGACAGGATGGAGTTACTGCATCACTGTACCTTCATGGATTGTACTTGGAAAGTCGAGAGATTCTGACCCAACAGTG TTTTACAGGGTTCAGGTTGGCATACAGTCACCAGAGGGGATTACGACCACAAGAACTGTATTGAGGAGATTCAACGATTTCCTAAAATTACATGCCGCT CTCAAAAGAGCCTTTCCTCAGAAAAGCATTCCACCAACTCCACCAAAGGGGCTCTTGCGGATGAAAACAAGGGCAATGCTGGAAGCG AGAAGGAGTTCTTTGGAGGAATGGATGGCAAACTTACTATCAGATATTGATTTGTCAAGAAGCATTGTCATCGCATCCTTTCTTGAACTGGAAGCTGCTGCTAGGTCAT CATTCCAAGAAGAGGGCCTGCAGAGTCCCCCCGATTCACATAATTCTGTAACTACGACAGACTCATCTCATCATGTTCACCCAAATTCAAGCATGTTGGTAGCAGGTACTTCATCGGTGGCATCAGATTATGGCAGTGATACAGCTTATGAGATATCTGATATTGGTTCACATAGCCTTGGAAGGGACAACAACTCAGAAGTTGGGACTGAGgatctatcattttatgatgatGCAACGAGTACAGTGGATAAATTTGTCAAGTATGGCATGTCAAACATCGACGAGGGCTTGTGTATGGGGAATGCTATTCTAGAGAAGCTTGAGAATTTTCCTAAACATAAGCTGCATGCCAGAGAAAATCATGATTCTGAGCAGAACCTGAGTAATGGAAGTTCTTTGAAAGCCTCTCATCACACAGAAGATATGTCAGAGCATCTGGCTGAAAATAGTTCATTGGTTCATCATGGCCGAAAGCTTTCGACTGATAGCATTGGAAGCGACAGGAGCTCTTTACGAGGCAGTGAGTCATCAAGTTTAGCATTTCCGAATTCAAATGGACATGGGGCTTTTGATTTTGGGAGTGCAGCTGTGGTTGGACGAACCACTGGAACTGTTGGAAACTCTGATTATCATCTTCCAGATGATATACACCTACTGGTCCCAGTGGATCAGCGCCAGAAGATTAATAGAGTACTTATGACAATGCAGCGGAGGTTGATTACTGCCAAGACTGATATGGAAGATCTTATATCGAGATTGAATCAAGAAATTGCCGTGAAGGACTATCTTGCAACAAAG GTGAAGGATTTGGACGTGGAGCTTGAAACCACTAAACAAAAAAGTACAGAAAATCTTGAGCAGGCTATACTAATTGAAAGAGAAAGAGTTACTCAAATGCAGTGGGATATGGAAGAACTTAGGCGGAGGTCTATGGAACTAGAACTAAAGTTGAATCAGCAACAG GATCAGAGCACAGATGCTCAGCCTTCTGTTTCACCAAGAAATCAGCAGACGGATACGTTGTGCCAGGAGTTGGACTCTTCAAAACAGCAGTTTGAGGATTTGTTGAAGCGACATCAAGAGCTGGAAGTAAAATCAAAAGCTGATATTAAAGTTCTTGTCAAGGAAGTAAGATCATTAAGAAGTTCCCAATCAGAACTAACGCAACAGCTCAAGCAGTCTCTCAGAGAAAAATCTGAAATGGAG GAACTTCTTCaggaagaaagagagagaaatgagcAGGTGAGATCCTCTTGGAGGAAGTTGCTGGACAGATGCAAGATTCTTCAGGATCAGCTTCAGGAGTGCAATATCGACAATTTAACAAACACAAAAGGTGACACGGCTGACAGCCTCCCGTCGTTATTGGATCAGTTGGATTTTGTTGGCACATCCGAAAACCAGATAGACCTTCTCATTGCTGAG TTTGAGCAGTTATTAGCTGAGGATGGTGATAAGCACACAACTTCCATAGACGAGGGATCGAGGCAGACACTAACGAGTCTCCTAGCCGATAATGGTGCGTTGAGAAAGCAGGTGAACTCCCTTATAGTAAACAGCCTCAAGATGAGGAAATCTAAGGAGAAAGGTGAAACATCAGATGTAAATGTAGGAAGTGAGGTCCAACATAGCAGCAGCTAA
- the LOC121750694 gene encoding 14 kDa proline-rich protein DC2.15-like translates to MAAARAVVILSFLLLSAAFTSGCGTCKPHPAPKVPPPNPFCPRDTLKLGVCADLLGLVNVVVGAPPSGDKCCPLLEGLADLEVAACLCTAIKANVLGINLDIPVALSVLLSACQKTVPPGFKCV, encoded by the coding sequence ATGGCCGCTGCCCGAGCCGTCGTAATCCTCTCATTCCTCCTCCTCTCTGCTGCCTTCACCTCCGGGTGCGGCACGTGCAAGCCACACCCAGCTCCCAAGGTGCCCCCGCCGAACCCGTTCTGCCCCAGGGACACGTTGAAGCTCGGTGTCTGCGCCGACCTCCTCGGCCTGGTGAATGTGGTGGTCGGGGCGCCCCCTTCGGGTGACAAGTGCTGCCCACTGCTCGAGGGGCTGGCTGACTTGGAGGTGGCGGCGTGCCTTTGCACTGCCATCAAGGCGAACGTGCTCGGCATCAACCTGGACATCCCGGTGGCGCTCAGCGTTTTGCTTAGCGCTTGCCAGAAAACGGTCCCTCCCGGTTTCAAATGTGTTTGA
- the LOC121750693 gene encoding vesicle-associated membrane protein 711: MAILYALVARGSVVLAEYSATSTTANAIARQILEKIPGNNDTNASYSQDRYIFHVKRTDGLTVLCMADDTAGRRIPFAFLEEIHQRFVRTYGRAVLSAQPYAMNDEFSRVLSQQIEYFSSDPNADRINRLKGEMSQVRNVMIENIDKVLDRGDRLELLVDKTATMQGNTFRFRKQARRFRNTVWWRNVKLTIALIFLLLVIIYVVLAFVCHGPTLPSCL, encoded by the exons ATGGCGATACTTTACGCGCTGGTGGCGCGTGGCTCGGTTGTGCTGGCGGAATACAGCGCTACTTCCACCACGGCGAACGCGATCGCGCGTCAAATTCTCGAAAAAATCCCCGGTAACAATGATACCAACGCATCCTACTCGCAGGATCGCTACATTTTTCACGTCAAACGCACCGATGGCCTCACCGTCCTTTGTATGGCCGACGACACTGCCGGAA GGAGAATTCCTTTTGCATTTCTGGAAGAAATTCATCAGAGATTTGTGCGAACCTATGGTCGAGCTGTATTGTCTGCACAGCCATATGCAATGAATGATGAATTTTCAAGGGTCCTTAGCCAACAAATCGAGTATTTCTCAAGTGATCCTAATGCTGACAGGATAAACCGGCTTAAAGGTGAAATGAGCCAG GTTCGGAATGTCATGATTGAGAACATCGATAAAGTTTTGGATAGAGGTGACCGGCTAGAATTATTGGTTGATAAAACTGCCACTATGCAAGGGAACACTTTTCGCTTCAGAAAGCAAGCTCGCCGTTTTAGAAACACTGTATGGTGGAGAAATGTCAAGCTTAC GATTGCATTGATATTCCTTCTCCTGGTAATAATCTATGTCGTTTTGGCTTTTGTTTGCCACGGACCCACTCTTCCGTCTTGCCTGTAA